The following proteins are encoded in a genomic region of Corylus avellana chromosome ca4, CavTom2PMs-1.0:
- the LOC132179188 gene encoding pentatricopeptide repeat-containing protein At1g66345, mitochondrial — MAKVMLILHRIIPSLVSNPVKHSSSLCVHIPQSFVAKFIHSDIKAECDTVVNSICGSFRRGWNWDRLTQKFDSVQLNDLIVEKVLLELKEPNDAKRALAFFHWSAQRKNFEHGIQSYSITIHILVRARLLIDARALLESILKKSVENSLRFSVVDSLLSSYRITASTPFVFDLLIQAYAKLRMFEISFDVCRHLEEHGFSLSLVSYNTLIHVVQKSDKVPLVWKIYEHMLQKRTYPNEVTIRTMISALCKEGQLQKYVEILDQVHGKRCYPSVIVNTTLILRILEERRIEDGMVLLKRMLQKNMILDTIAYSLIVLAKIKLGNLESAYEVYEEMLKRGFQGNPFIYTLFIGVHCKEGRLEEARCLMQEMESMDLKPYGKSFDLLIEGCAKAGNLEESVRYCEKMLERRLVPSCWAFNEMVGKLCEKGDVEQANATLTILLDKGFLPNEVTYSHLIKGYGKNGEINEVLKLYYEIEYRSLSPGLSVYTSLIKSLCLCGKLEEAEKYLRIMKERSLVPTMCIYDTLIASYSKRGDRTKALHLQNEMISQGLKPSCS; from the coding sequence ATGGCAAAAGTCATGCTTATACTTCATCGAATTATTCCGTCCTTGGTCTCGAACCCAGTCAAACATTCTAGCAGCCTATGTGTTCATATTCCTCAGTCATTTGTGGCTAAATTCATCCATAGTGACATAAAAGCAGAATGTGATACAGTAGTCAATTCCATATGTGGTTCATTCAGGAGGGGCTGGAACTGGGACAGGCTGACTCAAAAATTTGATTCTGTTCAattaaatgatttgattgtTGAGAAAGTACTACTGGAGTTAAAGGAACCAAATGATGCAAAACGGGCTCTGGCTTTTTTCCATTGGTCAGCACAAAGGAAAAACTTTGAACATGGGATTCAGTCGTACAGTATCACAATTCATATTTTGGTTCGTGCCCGACTGCTTATCGATGCTCGAGCATTGCTTGAATCAATTTTGAAGAAAAGTGTAGAGAATTCTTTGAGATTTTCAGTTGTGGATTCTCTACTTAGCAGCTATAGGATTACTGCTTCGACTCcatttgtgtttgatttgttaATACAGGCTTATGCTAAACTAAGAATGTTTGAGatttcttttgatgtttgtcGCCATTTGGAAGAGCATGGGTTCTCTTTAAGCCTTGTCAGTTACAACACTTTGATTCATGTTGTTCAAAAATCTGATAAAGTTCCTTTAGTTTGGAAGATTTACGAGCATATGCTTCAGAAAAGAACTTACCCAAATGAAGTAACAATCAGAACCATGATAAGCGCATTGTGCAAGGAAGGGCAGTTGCAGAAATATGTCGAGATACTGGATCAGGTCCATGGGAAGAGATGCTATCCTTCAGTGATTGTTAATACGACTTTGATCTTAAGGATTTTAGAGGAGAGAAGAATTGAAGATGGTATGGTATTATTAAAGAGAATGTTGCAAAAGAATATGATTCTTGACACAATTGCTTATTCACTAATTGTTCTTGCTAAAATAAAACTTGGGAATTTGGAGTCAGCATACGAGGTGTATGAAGAAATGCTTAAAAGAGGTTTCCAAGGAAATCCTTTTATCTACACTTTGTTTATAGGAGTCCATTGTAAAGAGGGTAGATTAGAAGAGGCACGTTGCTTGATGCAAGAGATGGAAAGTATGGATTTGAAGCCGTATGGCAAGTCTTTTGATCTTCTCATTGAGGGGTGTGCTAAAGCAGGAAATTTGGAAGAAAGCGTAAGATATTGTGAGAAAATGTTGGAAAGGAGACTTGTTCCTAGTTGTTGGGCATTCAATGAGATGGTTGGAAAGCTCTGTGAGAAAGGGGATGTGGAGCAGGCCAATGCAACATTAACTATTTTGTTAGATAAAGGGTTCTTGCCTAATGAGGTCACATACTCTCATCTGATCAAAGGCTATGGAAAAAATGGTGAGATTAATGAAGTTCTCAAACTCTACTATGAAATTGAGTACAGATCACTGTCACCTGGATTATCGGTCTATACATCATTGATTAAGAGCCTTTGCCTCTGTGGGAAATTAGAGGAAGCagaaaaatatttgagaatTATGAAAGAACGTTCACTAGTTCCAACTATGTGCATTTATGACACATTGATTGCAAGCTACTCTAAAAGAGGGGATAGAACAAAGGCTCTTCACCTTCAGAATGAAATGATTTCACAAGGACTAAAGCCTAGTTGCTCCTAA